Proteins found in one Triticum urartu cultivar G1812 chromosome 4, Tu2.1, whole genome shotgun sequence genomic segment:
- the LOC125552374 gene encoding TSL-kinase interacting protein 1 isoform X1: MEKEVCEEMSPPPQPVDLPDATAPSASDPSQKPAKKATRQWAAWTRQEEESFFNALRQVGKNFEKITLRVQSKNKDQVRHYYYRLVRRMKKLLGPGFSLDARNSKDTIAAMLRWWSLLEKFSCSASKLHLKPRRFKTFVDALGNQLLKDRKRTRRKCSLGDTRLSSSSPVLSKTPGNQSFAVGLLPMDAQNGSKGASSKGAFMKRVAEPNSNKSGVIRGDLSATRTVRQKRRAGGAGACAAYKKWERAAMAGVSLVADAAEELERKMTTQNLSCNADATVLASSPNNVSTVDADVGTNHMKEADPQAPSKLKLQLFPINEATRKALEKDDHNPHLELTLSSKKKMSSVLEHLNRKWGNSNIACGELVLFPYCAHQEDLATYQRWTTQDTVAVADVFFSVNSPSIFRLRYGWFSLAELEAGLSEISLTRFENCMIPEDIQVKSSSEACVQKDGTLPSDFTSEQSSNNSKDQSALLLGTPSSTGKNAAEEPSINTFPSQSGDHNQEQVPANQPFEVDPQMDCLAISEVDWADTLTDISVGYLLTEASKAANLDCEVTSIAKNPLFDENPCSYDSFDAAVALHASRYQAAEQPAQTSHSTIWGAEETCDEFSFMLATARKQQGLNTSASSPPDSDNEVHSSNSEGFQGFLQDLAGGDTLGNPCADDVKAMEELCARSPPQSDNDFGLKDQPLDDAFWPESLGPLDLDIPPIRSLADEFILGDSQNSWSRMMENSMDAFRNMSFFVSDNNDSVLPPIM; this comes from the exons ATGGAGAAGGAGGTGTGTGAAGAGATGAGTCCGCCTCCTCAACCTGTTGATTTGCCAGATGCCACTGCGCCCTCTGCGTCCGATCCCAGCCAGAAGCCTG CGAAAAAGGCGACGCGACAATGGGCCGCATGGACACGCCAAGAGGAGGAGAGTTTCTTCAATGCTCTGCGCCAAGTAGGAAAA AATTTTGAGAAGATTACCCTACGTGTCCAGAGCAAAAACAAAGATCAG GTCAGACATTACTACTATCGCCTTGTTAGACGCATGAAGAAGCTTCTGGGTCCTGGGTTCTCACTTGATGCACGAAACTCCAAGGACACGATTGCTGCTATGCTCCGCTG GTGGTCTCTTCTCGAGAAATTTAGCTGCAGTGCTTCAAAGCTACATCTGAAGCCTCGGAGATTCAAAACATTTGTAGATGCATTG GGAAATCAACTGCTAAAGGATAGAAAAAGAACGAGAAGAAAGTGTTCACTAGGGGATACACGTTTATCTTCTTCATCTCCAGTTCTCAGCAAGACTCCAGGAAATCAATCTTTCGCAGTAGGACTCTTGCCCATGGatgcacaaaacggtagcaaaGGAGCCTCCTCTAAAGGAGCGTTTATGAAACGGGTTGCAGAACCTAATTCTAACAAGTCAGGAGTAATCAGAGGAGACCTCTCTGCCACAAGAACTGTGAGACAAAAAAGGAGAGCAG GGGGTGCTGGTGCATGTGCGGCATATAAGAAATGGGAGAGAGCTGCCATGGCTGGTGTTTCTTTAGTTGCTGATGCAGCTGAGGAGCTTGAACGCAAAATGACGACCCAGAACTTGTCATGTAATGCGGATGCAACTGTGCTAGCTTCATCACCCAACAACGTATCTACTGTTGATG CAGATGTGGGCACAAATCATATGAAAGAAGCAGATCCGCAAGCACCTTCAAAGCTGAAGCTGCAGTTATTTCCAATAAATGAAGCCACACGGAAGGCATTGGAGAAG GATGATCATAATCCACATCTGGAGCTCACATTAAGTTCCAAGAAAAAAATGTCTTCTGTTTTAGAACATCTGAATCGCAAGTGGGGCAACTCAAACATTGCATGTGGAGAGCTTGTGCTTTTCCCATATTGTGCTCATCAAGAGGATTTAGCGACCTATCAGAGGTGGACAACTCAAGATACTGTTGCAGTGGCTGATGTCTTTTTTTCTGTGAATAGCCCCTCTATTTTCCGATTAAG GTATGGCTGGTTCTCCCTTGCTGAGCTTGAGGCAGGACTAAGTGAAATATCGTTGACCCGCTTTGAGAATTGCATGATACCAGAAGACATTCAGGTCAAATCTTCCTCAGAGGCCTGTGTGCAAAAGGATGGCACTTTACCCAGTGACTTCACTTCTGAGCAATCATCTAATAACTCAAAAGATCAGTCGGCATTATTGCTTGGTACACCATCTAGTACAGGCAAGAATGCTGCGGAAGAGCCTTCCATTAATACCTTTCCCTCTCAGTCTGGCGATcacaatcaagaacaagttcCTGCAAACCAACCTTTTGAG GTTGATCCTCAGATGGATTGTCTTGCAATATCGGAAGTAGATTGGGCAGATACCCTTACTGATATCAGTGTTGGATACTTGCTGACAGAAGCATCCAAGGCTGCTAATTTGGATTGTGAAGTGACCTCTATTGCCAAAAATCCTCTTTTCGATGAGAATCCGTGCAGCTATGACTCGTTTGATGCTGCTGTTGCCCTACATGCTTCTCGTTATCAAGCGGCAGAGCAGCCAGCTCAAACATCCCATTCCACCATCTGGGGTGCAGAAGAAACATGTGATGAGTTCAGTTTTATGTTGGCCACAGCTAGGAAGCAACAAGGTTTAAACACTTCAGCTAGCAGCCCTCCTGATAGCGACAATGAAGTTCACTCTTCAAATTCAGAAGGGTTTCAAGGTTTTCTTCAG GACTTGGCTGGAGGAGATACTCTTGGTAATCCTTGTGCTGATGATGTCAAGGCAATGGAAGAACTTTGTGCCAGATCACCACCTCAAAGTGACAATGATTTTGGATTGAAAGATCAGCCTCTAGATGACGCATTCTGG CCCGAATCACTTGGACCACTGGACTTGGATATACCGCCAATAAGATCCCTAGCTGATGAGTTCATCTTAGGAGACAGTCAAAATAGTTGGAGTCGGATGATGGAAAATAGCATGGATGCATTTCGAAACATGTCGTTCTTCGTGTCCGATAACAACGACTCAGTTCTTCCACCCATCATGTAG
- the LOC125554029 gene encoding uncharacterized protein LOC125554029 — protein MNIAADNQGVGLVIYEDVMYIPQPGGSWNGIDQQTLRRCIHGYSPARRVAWGSEHGGRRFLGCPINGQECAWSCWVDPEHGTPMKNYLASLHLDLENTLVKLEDANEEKSYKDNHFLSKNKMLKERLLSISADSKKKDYVILFCISLLLIFISVYYH, from the exons ATGAACATTGCTGCGGATAACCAG GGTGTCGGATTGGTCATATATGAAGATGTTATGTATATACCACAACCTGGTGGAAGCTGGAACGGGATTGACCAGCAAACTCTCCGTCGATGCATCCATGGATACAGTCCTGCACGCCGGGTGGCATGGGGCAGCGAGCATGGCGGTAGGCGTTTCCTCGGTTGTCCTATAAAT GGACAAGAATGTGCATGGAGCTGTTGGGTTGATCCGGAACATGGAACTCCCATGAAGAACTACCTGGCAAGCCTACATCTGGACTTAGAAAATACATTGGTGAAACTAGAAGATGCCAATGAAGAGAAAAGTTACAAGGACAACCATTTCCTTTCTAAGAACAAGATGCTGAAGGAGCGACTTCTATCAATTAGTGCAGATTCAAAGAAGAAAGATTACGTAATACTTTTTTGTATTTCACTTCTACTGATATTCATTAGTGTTTACTATCACTGA
- the LOC125552374 gene encoding TSL-kinase interacting protein 1 isoform X2 produces MEKEVCEEMSPPPQPVDLPDATAPSASDPSQKPAKKATRQWAAWTRQEEESFFNALRQVGKNFEKITLRVQSKNKDQVRHYYYRLVRRMKKLLGPGFSLDARNSKDTIAAMLRWWSLLEKFSCSASKLHLKPRRFKTFVDALGNQLLKDRKRTRRKCSLGDTRLSSSSPVLSKTPGNQSFAVGLLPMDAQNGSKGASSKGAFMKRVAEPNSNKSGVIRGDLSATRTVRQKRRAGGAGACAAYKKWERAAMAGVSLVADAAEELERKMTTQNLSCNADATVLASSPNNVSTVDDVGTNHMKEADPQAPSKLKLQLFPINEATRKALEKDDHNPHLELTLSSKKKMSSVLEHLNRKWGNSNIACGELVLFPYCAHQEDLATYQRWTTQDTVAVADVFFSVNSPSIFRLRYGWFSLAELEAGLSEISLTRFENCMIPEDIQVKSSSEACVQKDGTLPSDFTSEQSSNNSKDQSALLLGTPSSTGKNAAEEPSINTFPSQSGDHNQEQVPANQPFEVDPQMDCLAISEVDWADTLTDISVGYLLTEASKAANLDCEVTSIAKNPLFDENPCSYDSFDAAVALHASRYQAAEQPAQTSHSTIWGAEETCDEFSFMLATARKQQGLNTSASSPPDSDNEVHSSNSEGFQGFLQDLAGGDTLGNPCADDVKAMEELCARSPPQSDNDFGLKDQPLDDAFWPESLGPLDLDIPPIRSLADEFILGDSQNSWSRMMENSMDAFRNMSFFVSDNNDSVLPPIM; encoded by the exons ATGGAGAAGGAGGTGTGTGAAGAGATGAGTCCGCCTCCTCAACCTGTTGATTTGCCAGATGCCACTGCGCCCTCTGCGTCCGATCCCAGCCAGAAGCCTG CGAAAAAGGCGACGCGACAATGGGCCGCATGGACACGCCAAGAGGAGGAGAGTTTCTTCAATGCTCTGCGCCAAGTAGGAAAA AATTTTGAGAAGATTACCCTACGTGTCCAGAGCAAAAACAAAGATCAG GTCAGACATTACTACTATCGCCTTGTTAGACGCATGAAGAAGCTTCTGGGTCCTGGGTTCTCACTTGATGCACGAAACTCCAAGGACACGATTGCTGCTATGCTCCGCTG GTGGTCTCTTCTCGAGAAATTTAGCTGCAGTGCTTCAAAGCTACATCTGAAGCCTCGGAGATTCAAAACATTTGTAGATGCATTG GGAAATCAACTGCTAAAGGATAGAAAAAGAACGAGAAGAAAGTGTTCACTAGGGGATACACGTTTATCTTCTTCATCTCCAGTTCTCAGCAAGACTCCAGGAAATCAATCTTTCGCAGTAGGACTCTTGCCCATGGatgcacaaaacggtagcaaaGGAGCCTCCTCTAAAGGAGCGTTTATGAAACGGGTTGCAGAACCTAATTCTAACAAGTCAGGAGTAATCAGAGGAGACCTCTCTGCCACAAGAACTGTGAGACAAAAAAGGAGAGCAG GGGGTGCTGGTGCATGTGCGGCATATAAGAAATGGGAGAGAGCTGCCATGGCTGGTGTTTCTTTAGTTGCTGATGCAGCTGAGGAGCTTGAACGCAAAATGACGACCCAGAACTTGTCATGTAATGCGGATGCAACTGTGCTAGCTTCATCACCCAACAACGTATCTACTGTTGATG ATGTGGGCACAAATCATATGAAAGAAGCAGATCCGCAAGCACCTTCAAAGCTGAAGCTGCAGTTATTTCCAATAAATGAAGCCACACGGAAGGCATTGGAGAAG GATGATCATAATCCACATCTGGAGCTCACATTAAGTTCCAAGAAAAAAATGTCTTCTGTTTTAGAACATCTGAATCGCAAGTGGGGCAACTCAAACATTGCATGTGGAGAGCTTGTGCTTTTCCCATATTGTGCTCATCAAGAGGATTTAGCGACCTATCAGAGGTGGACAACTCAAGATACTGTTGCAGTGGCTGATGTCTTTTTTTCTGTGAATAGCCCCTCTATTTTCCGATTAAG GTATGGCTGGTTCTCCCTTGCTGAGCTTGAGGCAGGACTAAGTGAAATATCGTTGACCCGCTTTGAGAATTGCATGATACCAGAAGACATTCAGGTCAAATCTTCCTCAGAGGCCTGTGTGCAAAAGGATGGCACTTTACCCAGTGACTTCACTTCTGAGCAATCATCTAATAACTCAAAAGATCAGTCGGCATTATTGCTTGGTACACCATCTAGTACAGGCAAGAATGCTGCGGAAGAGCCTTCCATTAATACCTTTCCCTCTCAGTCTGGCGATcacaatcaagaacaagttcCTGCAAACCAACCTTTTGAG GTTGATCCTCAGATGGATTGTCTTGCAATATCGGAAGTAGATTGGGCAGATACCCTTACTGATATCAGTGTTGGATACTTGCTGACAGAAGCATCCAAGGCTGCTAATTTGGATTGTGAAGTGACCTCTATTGCCAAAAATCCTCTTTTCGATGAGAATCCGTGCAGCTATGACTCGTTTGATGCTGCTGTTGCCCTACATGCTTCTCGTTATCAAGCGGCAGAGCAGCCAGCTCAAACATCCCATTCCACCATCTGGGGTGCAGAAGAAACATGTGATGAGTTCAGTTTTATGTTGGCCACAGCTAGGAAGCAACAAGGTTTAAACACTTCAGCTAGCAGCCCTCCTGATAGCGACAATGAAGTTCACTCTTCAAATTCAGAAGGGTTTCAAGGTTTTCTTCAG GACTTGGCTGGAGGAGATACTCTTGGTAATCCTTGTGCTGATGATGTCAAGGCAATGGAAGAACTTTGTGCCAGATCACCACCTCAAAGTGACAATGATTTTGGATTGAAAGATCAGCCTCTAGATGACGCATTCTGG CCCGAATCACTTGGACCACTGGACTTGGATATACCGCCAATAAGATCCCTAGCTGATGAGTTCATCTTAGGAGACAGTCAAAATAGTTGGAGTCGGATGATGGAAAATAGCATGGATGCATTTCGAAACATGTCGTTCTTCGTGTCCGATAACAACGACTCAGTTCTTCCACCCATCATGTAG